Proteins from a single region of Bdellovibrio bacteriovorus HD100:
- a CDS encoding EVE domain-containing protein has product MKYWLMKSEPDVFSLDQLKKDKTTWWTGVRNYQARNFMMKDMQVGDEVLFYHSNATPPGVAGIARISKVAEPDKEQFDKKSEYFDPKATKEKPIWFCVQVEYVAHFKNYISLPELRDNAKLADMLVLQKGSRLSIQPVEKKHFDILTKLGGA; this is encoded by the coding sequence ATGAAGTACTGGCTGATGAAATCAGAACCGGATGTCTTTTCTTTGGATCAACTGAAGAAAGACAAAACGACCTGGTGGACCGGTGTGCGCAACTATCAGGCGCGCAACTTCATGATGAAAGACATGCAAGTCGGCGACGAAGTGCTGTTCTATCACTCCAACGCCACTCCTCCAGGAGTGGCTGGCATTGCTCGTATCAGCAAGGTGGCCGAGCCGGACAAAGAGCAGTTCGATAAAAAATCTGAATATTTTGACCCGAAAGCCACCAAAGAAAAACCAATCTGGTTCTGTGTGCAGGTGGAATATGTGGCGCACTTTAAAAACTATATCAGTCTGCCTGAGCTGCGCGACAACGCAAAACTGGCTGACATGCTGGTTTTGCAAAAAGGCTCCCGCCTTTCCATTCAGCCTGTTGAAAAAAAGCATTTTGATATTCTGACCAAACTGGGCGGCGCTTAG
- a CDS encoding PAS domain-containing protein translates to MKRPVPTQAESPFGFDEFFFSTTDKRGVIRYGNDVFVRVSVYPKESMLGAPHSLIRHPDMPRAVFKEFWSFLNQGKAVGAYVKNLAGNGSYYWVYAFAFPIGDGYLSVRFKPSSELFSVVQGLYKEVLAYEQQEHSLEESHQHLLLKIQEAGFPDYESFMMKAVMEELKARAAQVLASESRSSGATGASQITAVTNSTTRKLNDVFDKLRDFQGANQSLESAMGRLDQGFQQLKFISINMKIAAAKFGEMAASLGVVSHEFSVLSGTIEKHLGGLSGFVEELSSVIQKCVLRAAALNVQMLMVDFFVRESIAKLATSENAFDEMLQNQKAFSDLFAQYCQNLDKEFSELKKSLSAISYEMLEVAKFVTGLEVVRQMGAIESARTTEIRNSFTHYLEAMDDFIQLLRESTGEIGRGVTSLASNSEFIVSSIRNISGNVDQIFALASSQEQQKAG, encoded by the coding sequence ATGAAACGTCCCGTGCCCACCCAAGCTGAAAGCCCTTTCGGGTTTGATGAGTTCTTTTTTTCAACAACCGACAAACGTGGCGTTATCCGTTATGGAAATGATGTCTTTGTTCGTGTCAGCGTTTATCCCAAAGAATCCATGTTGGGTGCTCCGCACAGTCTGATCCGCCATCCTGACATGCCTCGTGCCGTGTTTAAGGAATTCTGGAGCTTTCTGAATCAGGGGAAAGCCGTCGGAGCATACGTTAAGAATCTGGCCGGGAACGGCAGTTATTATTGGGTGTATGCGTTCGCCTTTCCGATTGGCGATGGGTATTTGTCTGTTCGATTCAAGCCCTCTTCAGAGTTGTTTTCAGTTGTGCAGGGTCTTTATAAAGAGGTCCTGGCTTACGAGCAGCAGGAACACAGTCTGGAAGAGTCCCATCAGCACTTGCTGCTGAAGATCCAAGAGGCCGGGTTCCCTGACTATGAAAGCTTTATGATGAAGGCTGTCATGGAGGAGCTGAAGGCCCGGGCTGCCCAGGTGCTGGCCTCTGAATCCAGATCGTCCGGAGCCACCGGTGCCAGTCAGATCACTGCGGTCACAAATTCCACCACACGCAAGCTGAATGATGTTTTTGATAAGCTGCGGGACTTTCAAGGGGCCAATCAAAGTCTTGAAAGTGCTATGGGTCGTCTGGATCAGGGCTTTCAGCAGCTGAAGTTTATTTCCATCAATATGAAAATCGCGGCTGCCAAATTTGGCGAGATGGCGGCAAGTCTGGGTGTGGTTTCCCACGAATTTTCAGTGTTGTCGGGCACTATTGAAAAGCACCTGGGCGGTCTTTCCGGGTTTGTTGAGGAATTGTCTAGTGTGATTCAAAAGTGTGTCTTGCGTGCAGCGGCCCTGAATGTGCAGATGCTGATGGTGGACTTTTTTGTTCGCGAATCCATCGCCAAGCTGGCAACTTCAGAAAACGCTTTCGACGAGATGCTGCAGAATCAGAAGGCCTTTTCCGATCTTTTTGCCCAGTATTGCCAAAATCTCGATAAAGAGTTTTCCGAGCTGAAAAAAAGCCTGTCCGCGATTTCCTATGAGATGCTGGAAGTGGCCAAGTTTGTGACCGGACTTGAAGTGGTTCGTCAGATGGGGGCGATTGAGTCGGCGCGAACAACTGAGATTAGAAACAGTTTCACGCACTATCTGGAAGCAATGGATGATTTTATTCAGTTGCTGCGCGAAAGTACCGGTGAAATCGGCCGGGGTGTGACTTCCCTGGCCTCAAATTCCGAATTCATTGTGTCTTCCATTCGCAATATTTCAGGAAATGTGGATCAGATCTTTGCTCTTGCTTCCTCGCAAGAGCAGCAGAAAGCCGGCTAA
- a CDS encoding tRNA dihydrouridine synthase gives MKLFLAPMEGVVDWVMRDTLTRLGGIDQCVTEFLRVTDRLHPESVFYKNCPELKTGSRTRWGTPVFVQLLGGQAEPLALNAQRAVKLGALGVDLNFGCPAKTVNRHDGGASLLKSCDRVFNIVDTVRKAVPADVPVTAKIRLGFDDPTKCLEIAQAVEEANATWLTVHCRTKTDGYKPPAYWDWIPKIKEKTKIKLIANGEIWNVADFNRCVEVTQCEDYMIGRGVMSNPFIFSQIKQSLNQQPVEDMSWERARPLLPQFFESSTLYINDYFAVSRSKQWLKALSLKNQEAKAIFDEIKVLKKPTEFKAKLHALCGVDHLSEG, from the coding sequence ATGAAACTGTTTCTGGCTCCGATGGAAGGCGTTGTCGACTGGGTGATGCGTGATACTCTCACGCGTCTGGGCGGCATTGATCAGTGCGTGACCGAATTTTTGCGTGTCACCGACCGTCTGCATCCGGAAAGTGTTTTCTATAAAAACTGCCCCGAACTGAAAACCGGATCGCGCACCCGCTGGGGCACGCCGGTGTTTGTGCAGCTTTTGGGAGGCCAGGCCGAACCTTTGGCTTTGAATGCCCAGCGCGCAGTGAAACTGGGCGCCCTAGGTGTGGATCTTAATTTCGGCTGCCCGGCAAAAACCGTGAATCGTCATGATGGCGGCGCGAGCCTTTTGAAATCCTGCGATCGCGTGTTTAACATTGTCGACACTGTTCGCAAGGCTGTTCCCGCGGATGTTCCAGTGACGGCGAAAATCCGTCTGGGCTTTGACGATCCGACCAAGTGTCTGGAAATCGCCCAGGCCGTGGAAGAAGCCAATGCCACCTGGCTGACGGTTCACTGCCGCACCAAAACTGATGGTTATAAACCACCGGCTTACTGGGACTGGATCCCGAAGATCAAAGAAAAGACCAAAATAAAGCTTATCGCCAACGGTGAAATCTGGAATGTGGCGGACTTCAACCGCTGCGTGGAAGTCACCCAGTGCGAAGACTATATGATCGGCCGCGGAGTCATGAGCAATCCGTTCATCTTTAGCCAGATCAAACAAAGCCTGAATCAACAGCCCGTGGAAGACATGAGCTGGGAACGCGCCCGCCCCCTGCTGCCGCAGTTCTTTGAATCCAGCACTTTGTACATCAACGACTACTTTGCCGTGTCCCGCTCCAAACAATGGCTCAAAGCCCTGTCCCTGAAAAATCAGGAAGCCAAGGCGATCTTTGATGAAATCAAGGTTCTTAAAAAACCAACAGAGTTCAAAGCCAAACTGCACGCCTTGTGCGGTGTCGATCACTTGAGCGAAGGATAG
- a CDS encoding RluA family pseudouridine synthase, producing MSRPSAPIQIPIVEKSKHWLVINKPSGVSVHNDPPDVRTLLKKQLTPGTYQDIHPVHRLDKETSGLLLVGLDAETAANLSGQFQEHKVEKTYYALLRGELPVSTDWQEWNTPISDKAEGRKNPQGLLKDRVEARTLYKVLEANKYFSLVEVRLITGRQHQIRKHTALIRHAIVGDTRYGDPKYNERMANIYQTKRMFLHAARMTVMINGYKHSFEAPLPPEFKEAMKG from the coding sequence ATGAGCCGCCCGTCCGCACCGATCCAAATACCCATTGTCGAAAAATCCAAACACTGGCTGGTGATCAACAAACCTTCGGGCGTTTCTGTTCACAATGACCCACCCGATGTGCGCACACTTCTAAAAAAGCAACTGACACCGGGAACCTATCAGGACATTCACCCCGTACATCGTCTGGACAAGGAAACCAGTGGCCTTTTGCTGGTGGGACTGGATGCCGAAACCGCCGCCAATCTTTCCGGGCAGTTTCAAGAACACAAAGTTGAAAAAACTTATTACGCACTTTTGCGAGGCGAACTTCCTGTCAGCACCGATTGGCAGGAATGGAACACACCTATTTCCGACAAAGCTGAAGGACGCAAAAATCCGCAGGGGCTTTTAAAAGACCGCGTCGAGGCCCGGACGCTTTACAAAGTCCTTGAAGCCAATAAGTATTTTTCTTTGGTGGAAGTGCGCCTGATCACCGGACGCCAGCATCAGATCCGCAAACACACGGCCCTGATCCGGCATGCCATCGTGGGTGACACTCGTTATGGTGACCCCAAGTACAACGAGCGCATGGCGAATATTTACCAAACCAAACGCATGTTCCTGCACGCAGCGCGCATGACCGTGATGATCAATGGCTATAAACACTCTTTTGAAGCCCCGCTGCCGCCAGAATTCAAGGAAGCCATGAAAGGCTGA
- a CDS encoding SDR family NAD(P)-dependent oxidoreductase, with protein sequence MMAKWALITGASSGIGWATAEALAAQGFDIFVTGRRYEKLQELEKAIKARHPKTQVKLACFDVSDRFEVSEFVKAHKTEISEVEILVNNAGLARGVEKMQDASLDDWEVMIDTNIKGLLFMTRAVVEHMVKKNSGHIINLGSVAGRWTYPGGGVYCATKFAVRALSEGLRMDLLGTKVRVTNIEPGMVNTEFSVVRLGDQAKADKVYEGMTPLSAQDIAETVAWCAARPAHVNIQELVIYPTDQAHVGQVARKGV encoded by the coding sequence ATGATGGCGAAGTGGGCTTTGATTACTGGGGCAAGTTCGGGAATTGGCTGGGCAACGGCCGAGGCGCTGGCAGCGCAAGGATTTGATATTTTCGTGACTGGCAGACGCTATGAAAAACTGCAAGAGCTGGAAAAAGCCATCAAAGCCCGTCATCCCAAGACTCAGGTGAAGCTGGCTTGTTTTGACGTGTCCGACCGTTTCGAGGTCAGTGAATTCGTCAAAGCTCACAAGACTGAAATTTCTGAGGTGGAAATTCTGGTCAACAACGCAGGCCTGGCTCGTGGAGTTGAAAAAATGCAGGACGCCTCTTTGGATGATTGGGAGGTCATGATCGACACCAACATCAAAGGCCTGTTGTTCATGACCCGCGCCGTGGTGGAACACATGGTGAAAAAGAATTCCGGTCATATTATAAATTTAGGCTCGGTGGCGGGTCGCTGGACTTATCCAGGCGGTGGAGTTTACTGCGCTACCAAGTTTGCTGTGCGTGCATTGTCTGAAGGACTGCGCATGGATTTGCTGGGCACCAAGGTGCGTGTCACCAACATTGAACCGGGCATGGTGAACACGGAATTTTCCGTGGTTCGCCTGGGGGATCAGGCCAAGGCCGACAAGGTCTATGAAGGCATGACTCCGCTGTCGGCTCAGGATATCGCCGAGACGGTCGCTTGGTGCGCAGCCAGACCGGCCCATGTGAACATTCAAGAACTCGTGATTTATCCCACAGATCAGGCCCATGTCGGCCAGGTCGCTCGCAAAGGAGTGTAG
- a CDS encoding YchJ family protein, translating into MKCPCGSEKNYSECCGVYHSGKALAPTAEALMRARYSAFAKNQMEYLQDTTDPQTLDQIDEEANREWAERAKFLKLEIIHAEEKGTKGTVEFKAYYNVDDEDFIHHEVSLFRKQAGEWFFKSGKIKAEKTK; encoded by the coding sequence ATGAAATGTCCTTGTGGTTCTGAGAAAAATTATTCTGAATGTTGTGGTGTTTATCACTCTGGTAAAGCTTTGGCGCCGACGGCCGAAGCCTTGATGCGCGCTCGTTACAGCGCTTTTGCCAAGAATCAAATGGAGTACCTGCAGGATACGACAGATCCTCAGACTTTGGATCAAATCGACGAAGAGGCCAACCGTGAGTGGGCGGAACGTGCGAAGTTCCTGAAGCTTGAGATTATTCACGCCGAAGAAAAGGGCACCAAAGGCACCGTCGAGTTCAAAGCCTACTACAACGTCGATGATGAAGACTTCATCCATCACGAAGTCAGCCTGTTCCGCAAACAAGCGGGCGAATGGTTCTTCAAATCCGGAAAAATCAAAGCGGAGAAAACCAAATGA
- a CDS encoding ATP-dependent helicase: MDWFKGLNPEQQKAVKHNFGPLLILAGAGSGKTTVLVSRTGRLISERVAQAQEICVLTFTNKAARELKHRVGAKLGSSGSGMWAGTFHSFGLQILRRFHKHAGLSPYFGIVDQSDCNAIVKDLIKDIKNSGKDKFDADKILNMINDRRTGMAPQTEAFDEYHEMVEVLTPKFTKRLEHLGVVDFEGLLIKPITLFKENPEILEKVQGMFTQVMVDEFQDTNRLQMDLIAQIVKSHNNIAVVGDDDQSIYGWRGAEVKNILNFPQEFTPCEVIKLERNYRSSAEILAVANAAISKNKNRHGKILRPQVAEDTGQLPELFILDREEDECEFVVTEILNFQRQGYSYKDMAVLYRSNTQGGLIESSLRRANVPYHISGGTSIFDRREIKDLMAYLKQALAPNEVSLRRIINVPSRGIGDTSIEKLSEFALKKRINFVDACRFWQEAGVQDKAGAAIDDLMMFIENLPKNILDFQVGSSPGAKMVQIFQDIGYREYVYGTAADPTSAEKKWMVVEILGRILDSFLGRRSYDVENIKSFVDCMLLRDDLSEEELENKVQLMTLHASKGLEFPVVILAGLEEDLLPHKNLGSDIDEERRLFYVGVTRAKKRLVMSRCQQRKKNGAVRPVAPSRFLLELPKELYTEFPLGARPVVGQEREDLVASFLSKLDSKLGTGKK, translated from the coding sequence ATGGATTGGTTTAAGGGGCTTAACCCCGAACAACAAAAGGCCGTGAAGCACAACTTCGGGCCTTTGTTGATTTTGGCGGGTGCCGGTTCAGGCAAAACGACGGTTCTGGTTTCCAGGACAGGACGACTGATTTCAGAGCGTGTGGCACAGGCTCAGGAAATCTGCGTGCTTACTTTTACCAACAAAGCCGCGCGCGAGTTGAAACATCGCGTGGGTGCAAAGCTGGGAAGCTCCGGCTCGGGCATGTGGGCGGGGACCTTCCACTCGTTCGGATTGCAGATTTTGCGCCGATTCCACAAGCATGCGGGGCTTTCCCCGTATTTCGGCATTGTTGATCAAAGTGACTGTAATGCCATCGTCAAAGATCTGATCAAAGACATCAAAAACTCGGGCAAAGACAAGTTCGATGCCGACAAGATCCTGAACATGATCAATGACCGTCGCACGGGCATGGCCCCGCAGACGGAAGCCTTTGACGAATATCACGAGATGGTGGAAGTCCTGACTCCGAAATTCACCAAACGCCTGGAGCATCTGGGGGTTGTGGATTTCGAGGGGCTTTTGATCAAGCCTATTACGTTGTTTAAAGAAAATCCTGAAATCCTGGAAAAAGTGCAGGGCATGTTCACGCAAGTGATGGTCGATGAGTTCCAGGACACCAATCGTCTGCAGATGGATCTGATCGCGCAGATCGTGAAAAGCCACAACAACATCGCGGTGGTGGGGGACGACGATCAGTCGATTTACGGCTGGCGTGGGGCGGAAGTGAAGAACATCCTGAACTTCCCCCAGGAATTCACACCGTGTGAAGTGATCAAGCTTGAGCGCAACTATCGTTCTTCCGCTGAAATTCTGGCGGTGGCGAATGCGGCGATTTCCAAGAATAAAAACCGTCACGGCAAGATCCTGCGTCCGCAGGTTGCGGAAGACACCGGTCAGTTGCCGGAATTGTTTATTTTGGATCGTGAAGAGGACGAATGTGAATTCGTCGTCACTGAGATTTTGAATTTCCAAAGACAGGGTTATTCCTACAAGGACATGGCCGTGCTTTATCGTTCCAATACGCAAGGAGGCTTGATTGAGTCCTCGTTGCGTCGTGCGAACGTGCCCTATCATATCTCAGGGGGCACTTCGATCTTTGACCGTCGCGAGATCAAGGACCTGATGGCTTATCTGAAGCAGGCTTTGGCTCCGAATGAAGTGTCCCTTCGCCGTATCATCAATGTGCCTTCGCGCGGGATTGGTGACACTTCCATCGAGAAATTGAGTGAATTTGCACTGAAAAAACGCATCAACTTCGTCGATGCCTGCCGTTTCTGGCAGGAAGCGGGAGTGCAGGACAAAGCCGGCGCCGCCATTGATGATTTGATGATGTTCATTGAAAATCTTCCGAAAAACATCCTCGATTTCCAGGTGGGTTCTTCGCCAGGGGCGAAGATGGTTCAGATTTTCCAGGACATTGGTTACCGCGAATACGTTTATGGAACGGCCGCGGACCCCACCAGTGCCGAAAAAAAATGGATGGTCGTCGAGATTCTGGGACGCATCCTGGATTCATTCCTGGGCCGTCGTTCTTATGACGTTGAAAACATCAAATCCTTCGTGGATTGCATGCTTTTGCGGGATGATCTGTCCGAAGAGGAACTGGAAAACAAAGTTCAGCTGATGACCTTGCACGCCTCCAAGGGCCTGGAGTTCCCGGTGGTGATTTTGGCGGGCCTTGAAGAAGACCTTCTGCCGCACAAGAATCTGGGATCTGACATCGATGAAGAACGTCGTTTGTTTTATGTGGGCGTGACCCGCGCAAAAAAGCGTCTGGTGATGTCGCGCTGTCAGCAGCGCAAGAAGAACGGCGCGGTTCGTCCGGTGGCGCCTTCACGATTCCTGCTGGAGCTTCCTAAAGAGCTTTACACAGAATTCCCTCTGGGAGCTCGACCTGTGGTCGGGCAAGAACGCGAGGATTTAGTGGCAAGTTTCCTGTCGAAGCTGGACAGTAAGCTGGGAACGGGCAAGAAGTAG
- the fumC gene encoding class II fumarate hydratase → MAEGGFRIEKDTMGEVKVPADKFWGAQTQRSTENFRIGGDRFPREMIRALGVLKKSAAITNEKLGLLDPKKASVIVKAADEVIVGKLDAHFPLVVWQTGSGTQTNMNANEVIANRAMDMMGIKLPSKEVHPNDDVNKGQSSNDTFPTAMHIAVGEQIHHRLIPMLEKLHKALENKQKEFKDIVKIGRTHLMDATPLTLGQEFSGYSTQVKHSIQRVKNTLPHLYELALGGTAVGTGLNTHPKFAVEAAAEIARETGIAFVSAENKFEALAAHDALVEVSGALNSVAVSLMKIANDIRLLGSGPRCGIGELHLPENEPGSSIMPGKVNPTQSEAMTMVCAQVMGNHVAATIGGATGHFELNVFKPVIVFNVLNSVRLLADAAESFTDHCVVGIEANRKQIQKHLEQSLMLVTALNPHIGYDNAAKIAKTAHKNGTTLREEAINLGLLSGEEFDKIVKPENMVGPSR, encoded by the coding sequence ATGGCAGAGGGCGGATTCAGAATCGAAAAAGACACCATGGGTGAAGTGAAAGTTCCCGCAGACAAGTTCTGGGGAGCACAGACCCAAAGGTCCACAGAAAACTTCCGCATCGGGGGCGATCGTTTCCCGCGCGAGATGATCCGGGCCTTGGGTGTCTTGAAGAAGTCCGCCGCTATCACCAACGAAAAACTGGGTCTGCTTGATCCGAAAAAAGCCTCGGTCATCGTGAAAGCCGCCGATGAAGTGATCGTCGGCAAACTCGACGCCCATTTCCCGCTGGTGGTGTGGCAGACGGGTTCAGGCACACAGACCAACATGAATGCCAACGAAGTTATCGCCAATCGTGCGATGGACATGATGGGCATCAAACTTCCCAGCAAGGAAGTTCATCCCAATGATGATGTGAACAAGGGCCAGTCTTCGAATGACACTTTCCCCACCGCCATGCACATTGCTGTGGGCGAGCAGATTCATCATCGCCTGATTCCGATGCTGGAAAAGCTGCACAAAGCTCTGGAAAACAAACAGAAAGAATTTAAAGACATCGTGAAAATCGGTCGCACCCATTTGATGGATGCAACCCCCCTGACCCTGGGGCAGGAGTTTTCCGGTTACAGCACCCAGGTGAAACACTCCATCCAGCGCGTGAAAAACACCTTGCCGCATCTGTACGAGCTGGCATTGGGCGGGACGGCGGTGGGAACGGGTTTGAACACGCATCCGAAATTTGCGGTTGAAGCCGCTGCGGAAATCGCTCGCGAGACGGGGATTGCCTTTGTTTCGGCTGAAAACAAGTTTGAAGCCCTGGCGGCCCATGACGCTTTGGTGGAAGTCAGCGGGGCGCTGAACTCGGTCGCGGTGTCCCTGATGAAAATTGCGAACGACATCCGCCTGCTGGGTTCCGGCCCGCGCTGCGGGATCGGGGAGCTTCATTTGCCCGAAAATGAACCGGGAAGCTCCATCATGCCGGGCAAAGTGAATCCCACCCAGAGCGAGGCTATGACCATGGTCTGTGCCCAGGTGATGGGAAATCACGTGGCCGCCACAATTGGCGGGGCGACGGGGCATTTTGAGCTGAACGTGTTTAAGCCCGTGATTGTGTTCAATGTTCTGAATTCCGTGCGCCTGTTGGCGGACGCGGCAGAATCCTTCACCGATCACTGTGTGGTGGGCATTGAAGCCAACCGTAAACAGATTCAGAAGCATCTGGAGCAGTCTTTGATGCTGGTGACGGCACTGAATCCTCACATTGGCTATGACAACGCAGCCAAAATTGCCAAAACTGCCCATAAAAACGGCACAACACTGCGCGAAGAAGCCATCAATCTTGGACTGCTCTCTGGCGAAGAATTTGATAAGATAGTAAAACCGGAAAACATGGTCGGCCCCAGCCGATAG